A DNA window from Mya arenaria isolate MELC-2E11 chromosome 17, ASM2691426v1 contains the following coding sequences:
- the LOC128224394 gene encoding pyrimidine-specific ribonucleoside hydrolase RihA-like, whose amino-acid sequence MATSGQRKLLIDTDAGVDDAQAILMALKSPDVDVIGITCVAGNVDAMQVGKNVLRVLQVVNRLDIPVYIGCNEALLGDEKESSDYYHGSDGLGDVPDPEAPDKSLIQSEHAVNALIRLSKKYKGELSLVCLAPLTNIAMGLRLDPGLGPRLKHCYIMGGNHHGKGNITVAAEFNFYFDPEAAYVVLNQLKAPITIVTWETCMEHSIPWVNILRYNNLFSDELNVRNVFDAGVDDAQAILMALKSPDVDVIGITCVAGNVDAMQVGKNVLRVLQVVNRLDIPVYIGCNEALLGDEKESSDYYHGSDGLGDVPDPEAPDKSLIQSEHAVNALIRLSKKYKGELSLVCLAPLTNIAMGLRLDPGLGPRLKHCYIMGGNHHGKGNITVAAEFNFYFDPEAAYVVLNQLKAPITIVTWETCMEHSIPWECYFNLRDKGGDVCKFLSSIEKKSCEYAQKQKWTTFISADVFIISCFLRPDVIKTCCDVYATVELKGQYTTGQMVVDWQKALKRPSNVRVVTKINQDLFEGMLEDLFKDKNTHQKT is encoded by the exons ATGGCAACTTCCGGTCAACGCAAGCTTCTTATCGACACCGATGCCGGTGTTGACGATGCCCAAGCGATCCTGATGGCATTGAAGAGCCCGGATGTTGACGTCATAGGTATTACGTGCGTGGCCGGAAATGTTGACGCGATGCAAGTCGGGAAAAATGTGTTGAGAGTGTTACAGGTTGTGAATCGACTTGAC ATTCCAGTATATATCGGATGTAACGAGGCGTTGCTTGGAGACGAAAAAGAATCGAGTGATTATTACCACGGTTCGGACGGTTTAGGCGACGTACCGGATCCTGAAGCCCCGGATAAAAGTCTTATCCAATCAGAACACGCAGTTAACGCGCTGATACGACTTTCTAAGAAGTATAAAG GGGAGTTATCTCTGGTGTGCCTTGCTCCCCTTACCAATATTGCAATGGGCCTCAGATTGGATCCCGGACTCGGCCCACGACTTAAGCACTGTTATATTATGGGCGGGAACCATCATG GGAAAGGGAATATTACAGTCGCCGCGGagtttaatttctattttgatCCTGAGGCCGCTTACGTTGTCTTGAATCAACTAAAGGCGCCCATTACCATTGTCACGTGGGAGACTTGTATGGAGCATTCCATTCCATGGGtaaatatattaagatata ATAATCTTTTTTCAGAT GAGTTAAACGTTCGAAATGTGTTCGATGCCGGTGTTGACGATGCCCAAGCGATCCTGATGGCATTGAAGAGCCCGGATGTTGACGTCATAGGTATTACGTGCGTGGCCGGAAATGTTGACGCGATGCAAGTCGGGAAAAATGTGTTGAGAGTGTTACAGGTTGTGAATCGACTTGAC ATTCCAGTATATATCGGATGTAACGAGGCGTTGCTTGGAGACGAAAAAGAATCGAGTGATTATTACCACGGTTCGGACGGTTTAGGCGACGTACCGGATCCTGAAGCCCCGGATAAAAGTCTTATCCAATCAGAACACGCAGTTAACGCGCTGATACGACTTTCTAAGAAGTATAAAG GGGAGTTATCTCTGGTGTGCCTTGCTCCCCTTACCAATATTGCAATGGGCCTCAGATTGGATCCCGGACTCGGCCCACGACTTAAGCACTGTTATATTATGGGCGGGAACCATCATG GGAAAGGGAATATTACAGTCGCCGCGGagtttaatttctattttgatCCTGAGGCCGCTTACGTTGTCTTGAATCAACTAAAGGCGCCCATTACCATTGTCACGTGGGAGACTTGTATGGAGCATTCCATTCCATGG GAGTGTTATTTCAACCTTCGTGACAAAGGCGGGGATGTTTGCAAATTTCTTTCGTCAATCGAAAAGAAGTCATGTGAATACGCTCAGAAACAAAAGTGGACAACGTTCATATCCGCGGATGTGTTCATCATATCCTGCTTTCTTCGGCCCGACGTCATCAAAACCTGCTGTGACGTATACGCAACTGTGGAACTTAAAGGACAATACACCACGGGACAAATGGTCGTGGACTGGCAAAAAGCCCTGAAAAGACCCAGCAATGTACGCgttgtaacaaaaataaaccaaGATTTATTTGAAGGAATGTTAGAAGACCTATTTAAAGACAAGAACACACATCAAAAGACATGA
- the LOC128224800 gene encoding uncharacterized protein LOC128224800, which yields MANTFEKVLNVIGKKPDLRQDFEIQDLLPWLRKKSKLFSTLKTEYLKDIVRNCSVGKYKRDDVIIKQGEIGDCFYIILAGKISIFILNKDRDGGNDGEEKDAFGAIGTLNKDGVLDRSKLGNFVTSLGTGFPFGEVALVSDDAIRTATIVAEEDTDLLVVDRALYNRAVRDVLAAEFEEKQAFIKTNDLFSSWTPKYKKQLTMAMYKEIYCYDSVLVKQGDQVNNIYFIISGQVEIRADTSQHPTQYPKLYKLLEDEREKLIKQKRHKKQHETENVQNIPPSLKKKESTIRKHKMCFLGMNESLGEVEVLMDMDTYMTTAVCTEKTEVIVLEMKHYERLFVKKHQRTIDAMRRRLEVKLNTKTSVLKEYDAIPLLKLLQLKLNLLHNPPQTPEDKKKRNETSVQVAEKLFFNHQGPLLDMDGPGSVFYMIRAREKSRLRLQQHRKDRQEARKNNHFNAHLHSIRLPQSLLMAAQIAIENEAGNDPHFDLPEISLPPPSTRIEVAKRPQNSEIDVVASQNRAELEIIPDPKGDGDKINENGDIVKEKAQENVDLLPESLLRSFRRIQSATKSTSSRSVDHDQKNGTVEIKHEHRIRSLPSSPRLRIERCKTETKLQRLETKVEEWLKKDNPKASAHVSKLRRIQLEEMETPPKPGNKIVVRRRSRGVRNDKTTHTGIGSSEFTGSALFPEKSFFSPQRSNTNVTSFANSNKEDRSLDRFKILLTN from the exons aatATCTAAAAGACATTGTCAGAAATTGTAGCGTTGGGAAATACAAACGTGATGACGTCATCATAAAACAAGGAGAAATCGGAGATTG TTTCTACATCATCCTAGCAGGCAAAATCTCCATCTTTATCCTTAACAAGGACCGGGATGGCGGTAACGACGGCGAGGAGAAAGATGCTTTTGGGGCCATCGGGACGCTCAATAAAGACGGCGTCCTTGATCGATCGAAGCTCGGGAACTTTGTGACGAGTCTTG GAACCGGTTTTCCGTTTGGCGAAGTTGCGCTCGTTTCCGACGATGCCATCCGAACAGCTACGATCGTTGCCGAAGAGGATACGGACTTACTCGTCGTCGATCGGGCGCTGTACAATAGAGCAGTTCGCGACGTACTGGCTGCggaatttgaagaaaaacaagcatttattaAGACAAATGACCTGTTTTCTTCATGGACACCGAAATACAAGAAGCAGTTGACGATGGCCATGTATAAAGAGATTTATTGTTACGATTCTGTCCTGGTGAAACAGGGGGACCAGGTgaacaacatatatttcataatcaG tggcCAGGTCGAGATACGAGCTGACACGAGCCAACATCCAACTCAGTACCCAAAACTGTACAAGCTACTTGAAGATGAAAGAGAAAA ACTTATTAAGCAGAAAAGACACAAAAAGCAGCACGAAACAGAAAATGTCCAAAATATCCCTCCGTCACTGAAGAAAAAAGAATCTACCATCAGGAAACACAAAATGTGCTTCCTCGGCATGAACGAGTCTTTAG ggGAAGTGGAAGTTTTGATGGACATGGACACATACATGACCACTGCCGTCTGCACGGAAAAGACCGAAGTTATCGTGCTTGAAATGAAGCATTACGAACGCTTGTTCGTTAAAAAGCACCAACGGACCATTGACGCCATGCGACGTCGTCTTGAGGTGAAGCTTAACACGAAGACGTCAGTATTGAAAGAGTATGACGCCATACCGCTGTTGAAATTGCTTCAACTGAAGTTAAACCTCTTGCACAATCCACCTCAGACACCGGAAGACAAGAAGAAACGAAATGAAACGTCAGTCCAGGTTGCCGAGAAACTCTTCTTTAACCACCAGG GCCCTCTACTTGATATGGACGGACCCGGAAGCGTATTTTACATGATTCGAGCTAGGGAGAAATCCCGACTAAGGCTGCAGCAACACCGGAAGGACCGCCAGGAAGCCCGAAAAAACAACCATTTTAACGCTCACCTCCATTCCATTCGTCTTCCACAATCCCTTTTAATGGCCGCCCAAATTGCAATTGAAAACGAGGCCGGAAATGACCCTCATTTTGACTTGCCTGAAATATCTTTACCTCCTCCTTCGACACGCATTGAGGTTGCGAAACGTCCTCAAAACAGTGAAATTGACGTAGTTGCGAGTCAAAACAGAGCCGAGTTGGAAATAATTCCCGACCCAAAAGGCGACGGTGACAAAATTAACGAAAATGGTGACATTGTGAAAGAAAAAGCTCAGGAAAATGTTGACCTGCTTCCAGAATCATTGCTCAGGTCATTCAGGCGCATTCAGAGTGCAACAAAGAGTACTTCCAGTCGTTCAGTTGACCATGATCAGAAAAATGGTACGGTAGAAATAAAGCACGAACACAGAATTCGATCGTTACCGTCCTCACCTAGGCTAAGAATAGAACGGTGTAAAACTGAAACGAAGTTGCAAAGGTTGGAAACCAAGGTGGAAGAATGGTTGAAGAAAGATAACCCTAAGGCATCCGCACACGTATCAAAATTAAGGAGAATACAGCTGGAG GAAATGGAAACACCCCCAAAGCCTGGAAATAAAATCGTAGTAAGACGACGGTCAAGAGGAGTGCGCAATGATAAGACTACGCATACCGGAATCGGAAGTTCAGAATTTACCGGAAGTGCACTATTTCCCGAAAAATCGTTTTTTTCGCCGCAAAGGTCAAACACAAATGTGACTTCTTTTGCTAATTCAAACAAAGAAGATCGATCGCTTGACAGATTTAAAATACTCCTCACCAActag